TTAGTATCTGCTCCTTAAACTCATGTGAATATGCATTACCTTTCATTTGAATATGCCCCCTTAAGCTTCTGATTTTATTCTAGCTAATGGTTCGTATTTTGTCCAAACTAATTAGGGGGCTTAGGAGGTATTGAAAAATTACCTGTATTGACTTTCTTTTTCATATTTATGGTTTTTGCCGGTGATAGTACTGCAATCATGCCTGCACCCCCTTTTTAATATTTTACCATATTAAAAAGAGGCAGTGATGATTTAAATCTTCACTGCCTCTTTACTAAGTAACAGGGTTGCCGGGGCCCGCCGGCAATCTATGATTGCTATTGCGGATGGGGTTCTTATTATTGCTTATATACAAATACTATTAATTTTGATGGCCTGCGGCCTGAGCCAACTTTTCCGCATTTGCCGCAGCGTATTTGGCTGCGTCCTCATCGGTTATGGTATAGCCAAACTGCATCAAAAGTGCTGCTGCAATATAGAACAGTGCGGGTGTTCCGCCGAAGATCCACATGAAGCTGTTTACAAACTCAGGTGTAACTGTCATTCCCGTCTGATATCCGATAAATGCAAGACCATAGCTGGATACGGCACCGCCCAATGCGAAGCCTATCTTGATAGGCATCGAAAAGAGTCCTGTTGCCATGGCGCGGTAATCCTTACCTGTCTTGTAGTAACCGTATTCGCCTGCATCCAAAACGTAGTTGGGACCAAATCCTGAGTATATATACATGGCTATGGAGTTGATACAGGAGAATATAATATATACAACAAGTGAAGTCCTTGCAAACAATGTTATACACAAGCTTCCGACAGTACTGATTAAAAGACCGACGATCATGGCTTTTTTCTTACCTAGCTTAGTACCTATCTTAGGTCCTATTATGCTGGAAACTAGGCCGAATGCCGTTGTTATGGTCATGGCAAGGGACATTAAAAGGAAATTTCCTAAAACGTACATATAATAATATGCCGCTATACCCATCATGGACATGGCACCGATAAATTGCAGAGAGCTTGCGGAAATGTATACGAGAAGCTGCTTATTTGTTGAAACGGATTCTACTAAATCCTTTATTTTTACGGAAGGCATAGCTGATACCGCATCCTTTGGCTGTTGCATGTCATATGGTGCTGCCGTCTTGCACAACGCCATATTTCCGACAATGAACAATGTTCCAAATAGGGCGGCAACTATCGTATATGCGTTTGAGCCGCCTACATAAGGAGTCAGAAACTGTATGAAAGGAAGAGTGGCGGCAGAGGATATGATCATTGCCGCAGCCATAGCCTGGGCGCCTCTTATGGCAAGCCTGGATCTGTCTTCCATATCGCTTCCTGCCATGACAGAGAGAATGCCGTATTGGGATGTTGCAATAAAGTTCATGGAGTTATGCAGCATGCAGTAGCCTATAATGGTAATTATCATTTTAGGCACCGTTGAAAATGCAGAAGTATCTATAAACTGTATTACACAGCCTGCGTAAACCACAAAACGAAGCAAAATAAGCCAGGAGCGGTATTTGCCCCATTTCATGTTTGCTTTTTGGATAATTCCGCCTGAAATTAAGCCGACTATAAAGTCAATGGTACGAGCCACCAGTAACGTCGTTCCCATGAGAGCTGCGCTATAAAGCAGATTTTCTGTCATAAAAATCGTAAGATAAGAAGTCGGTACAGCTATACCTACACTGGTAGCAAATCCATAAAAACCATAGGCATTGATTTGAGAATTACTCAACTTTGCCATTTCTTTACCTCCTATTTTTTTATAACTCAGCTTTTGATATAGTCATGACTAGAATTTAATTTTGAAAGGATTTATTTTATACCATAAAAGAAATTGGCCAATTCATATTATGATATAGGACCTGAATCGCAGGATGTTGACTCAGGTTATTAAAACGGCGCACACGTTTTATTAGATGCGAAGCTTGTTTTGAGGAACTCAGATTAGTATTATTATATTGATGAAATAATTTAGTTATAACTAATATTTACTTTTATTGTATGTTTTTTACAATTATGTGTCAAGAATGTATCATATTAATATATCACATAAATTTGGGGTAAAATAAATAAATTGACAAATCAATTTCAACTGTATTATAATATTTTGCAAAGCGATGACGAAGAGAAGTAGCGTAAATTATCGTTTCCAGTGAGCAGGAGACAGTGAGAACCCTGCAAAGTGAATTTATGCGAATAACACTTAAAAGCCGCAATCTGAAAGTCATACGATGAGTAGGTGCGCCGTAAGCCGGACGTTAAACCGGCAACACTAGAGCGACTGCAATTTTTGCAGTAAATCAGGTGGTACCACGGACTTTTACAGCTGTTCGCCCTGAATTTTTATATTTCAGGCCGGGCAGCTTTTTAATTTGTATATACAATGCTGAAAGGGAGAGAATTAAAATGTCAGATATGTATCGCTCAAAGACCATGGATAAAATCAGTGAAAATGATATAGGTTCGAAAATGAAAATTGCCGGCTGGGTGGAAAACATCCGCGACCACGGCGGCGTATCCTTTATAGACCTTCGTGATATGTACGGAGTTATGCAAGTGGTATTGAGAGATACCGAGCTTCTAAAGGGAATTAAAAAGGAAGAATGCCTATCAATAGAAGGCGTTATTG
This Oxobacter pfennigii DNA region includes the following protein-coding sequences:
- a CDS encoding MFS transporter; translated protein: MAKLSNSQINAYGFYGFATSVGIAVPTSYLTIFMTENLLYSAALMGTTLLVARTIDFIVGLISGGIIQKANMKWGKYRSWLILLRFVVYAGCVIQFIDTSAFSTVPKMIITIIGYCMLHNSMNFIATSQYGILSVMAGSDMEDRSRLAIRGAQAMAAAMIISSAATLPFIQFLTPYVGGSNAYTIVAALFGTLFIVGNMALCKTAAPYDMQQPKDAVSAMPSVKIKDLVESVSTNKQLLVYISASSLQFIGAMSMMGIAAYYYMYVLGNFLLMSLAMTITTAFGLVSSIIGPKIGTKLGKKKAMIVGLLISTVGSLCITLFARTSLVVYIIFSCINSIAMYIYSGFGPNYVLDAGEYGYYKTGKDYRAMATGLFSMPIKIGFALGGAVSSYGLAFIGYQTGMTVTPEFVNSFMWIFGGTPALFYIAAALLMQFGYTITDEDAAKYAAANAEKLAQAAGHQN